The window CTCAGTAGATAACAAAGCCGTGATGGCGCGTAAACAGGTGCCTATTGTTTGCTACCACCAGATACGCGATTGGAAGCCTACCGATTCCAAAGGTGCTAAAGACTACATTGTTCAGGTTGCTGCATTTAAGGAGCATATAAAAATGCTGGCCGATAGTGGCTACCACACCATTTTGCCCGATCAGTTGTACGCCTACCTTACAACCGGCGCGGCATTGCCAAAAAAACCAATAATGCTTACGTTTGATGATACCGACCTTGATCAATTTACTATTGCCGATCCCACGCTTAAAAAGTACGGTTTTAAGGCGGTTTATTTTGTAATGACAGTATCATTAGGCCGCCCGCATTATATGACCGCAGACATGGTCAAAAAGCTATCAGACGAGGGCAACGTAATTGCCAGCCATACCTGGGACCATCACCGGGTAGACAAGTACTCGCATAATTCAGAAATCAAGATTAAAGGCAAAAACGGTAAAATAACCACCAAGCCCGTTGATGACTGGGTTACCCAGATTGACAAGCCAACCAAAAAGCTGGAAGAAATTACCGGCAAAAAAATAGAATATTTTGCCTACCCATTTGGCGTATGGAAAAAACCCGTATTGCCCGAGATTCAAAAGAAGGGTTTTAAAATAGCTTTCCAGCTTGCCGACAAACGCGACCCCGATTATCCGCTAATGACCGTTCGCCGCATTTTAGACAGCGGTTACTGGACAACCAAAACTTTTAGCAATAGCGTAAGGAATAGTTTCTAAGCCCCCTAACCCCCTGAAGGGGGAATGTAAAACGGCCTTTCTTTTTTAAGA is drawn from Mucilaginibacter ginsenosidivorax and contains these coding sequences:
- a CDS encoding polysaccharide deacetylase family protein, whose product is MIKKTFVWVAVCALGATMSCQGKPTDKSASTSATSPVPTAAASVDNKAVMARKQVPIVCYHQIRDWKPTDSKGAKDYIVQVAAFKEHIKMLADSGYHTILPDQLYAYLTTGAALPKKPIMLTFDDTDLDQFTIADPTLKKYGFKAVYFVMTVSLGRPHYMTADMVKKLSDEGNVIASHTWDHHRVDKYSHNSEIKIKGKNGKITTKPVDDWVTQIDKPTKKLEEITGKKIEYFAYPFGVWKKPVLPEIQKKGFKIAFQLADKRDPDYPLMTVRRILDSGYWTTKTFSNSVRNSF